One genomic segment of Protaetiibacter intestinalis includes these proteins:
- a CDS encoding ABC transporter permease: MTATTAGRDDLAVSARKTGFRTLVGKLARDPFAVASAVTIAVFLLAAILADPITAITGNDPFTYHQDLLDGQGQPLGWGGGISADHWFGVEPLTGRDLFSIVVYGARTSLFIGISATLLSVLIGTIVGITSGYFGGWYDRIMSRIVDVMFGFPVLVFLIALMAIIPADLPRPPFIVLVIGLFGWPGISRIVRGQALALRERNFVVASKAMGARSGRIVLGQVLPNVGATIIVVTSLIIPGMIAAEAALSFLGVGVTPPTPSWGRTIGDAILWVRTSPMYLVFPGAALFLVTLAFNVFGDSLRDALDPRTARR; this comes from the coding sequence ATGACCGCCACGACCGCCGGCCGCGACGACCTCGCCGTCTCGGCCCGCAAGACCGGATTCCGCACCCTCGTCGGCAAGCTCGCCCGCGATCCGTTCGCCGTGGCATCCGCCGTCACGATCGCCGTCTTCCTGCTCGCCGCGATCCTCGCCGACCCGATCACCGCGATCACCGGCAACGACCCCTTCACCTACCACCAGGACCTGCTCGACGGGCAGGGGCAGCCGCTCGGCTGGGGCGGCGGCATCAGCGCCGACCACTGGTTCGGCGTCGAGCCGCTCACCGGCCGCGACCTGTTCTCGATCGTCGTGTACGGCGCCCGCACCTCGCTCTTCATCGGCATCTCGGCGACGCTGCTCTCGGTGCTCATCGGCACGATCGTCGGCATCACCTCCGGCTACTTCGGCGGCTGGTACGACCGGATCATGAGCCGCATCGTCGACGTCATGTTCGGCTTCCCGGTGCTCGTCTTCCTCATCGCGCTCATGGCGATCATCCCCGCCGACCTGCCGCGGCCCCCGTTCATCGTGCTCGTCATCGGCCTGTTCGGCTGGCCCGGGATCTCGCGCATCGTGCGCGGGCAGGCGCTCGCGCTGCGCGAGCGCAACTTCGTCGTCGCCTCGAAGGCGATGGGCGCGCGCTCCGGGCGCATCGTGCTCGGCCAGGTGCTGCCGAACGTGGGCGCGACGATCATCGTCGTCACCTCGCTCATCATCCCCGGGATGATCGCGGCCGAGGCGGCGCTGTCGTTCCTCGGCGTCGGGGTGACCCCGCCGACGCCGTCATGGGGCCGCACGATCGGCGACGCGATCCTGTGGGTGCGCACGAGCCCCATGTACCTCGTCTTCCCGGGCGCCGCCCTGTTCCTCGTGACCCTCGCGTTCAACGTGTTCGGCGACAGCCTGCGCGACGCCCTCGACCCGCGGACGGCCCGCCGATGA
- a CDS encoding ABC transporter permease produces the protein MTLLRYLSFRLLGIVVVLFVIAVVTFALFYLLPSDPARLACGRPCTEANLAKVREYMGVDQPWFVQLGEFLRGILFGRTFGSTVTIDCDAPCFGYSFLRNATVTELISDRFPATASIALGAAILFLVTGVIGGLIASLRRNSVVDRGIMTFSIAGVSTPVYLAGILVILIFGFTLRWLPTSGYVPFEDSPVEWLTHLILPWVSVAFVSAAVYARLTRSEMLEVMGLDYIRTARAKGLAEARVIGRHGLRTALLPVVTVFGLDLGVLLGGAVITERVFAIPGIGSLLIEAVGAVDVQLIVGLTLFAAFLVVTLNLLIDLVYGILDPRVRVG, from the coding sequence ATGACCCTGTTGCGCTACCTCTCCTTCCGTCTGCTCGGCATCGTCGTCGTGCTGTTCGTGATCGCCGTCGTGACCTTCGCCCTGTTCTACCTGCTGCCCTCCGACCCGGCGCGGCTCGCCTGCGGGCGGCCGTGCACCGAGGCGAACCTTGCGAAGGTGCGCGAGTACATGGGCGTCGACCAGCCCTGGTTCGTGCAGCTCGGCGAGTTCCTGCGCGGCATCCTGTTCGGCCGCACCTTCGGCTCGACCGTCACGATCGACTGCGACGCCCCGTGCTTCGGCTACTCGTTCCTGCGGAACGCGACCGTCACCGAGCTCATCTCGGACCGCTTCCCGGCGACCGCCTCGATCGCCCTCGGCGCCGCCATCCTGTTCCTCGTGACGGGCGTGATCGGCGGGCTCATCGCCTCGCTGCGCCGCAACAGCGTCGTCGACCGCGGCATCATGACCTTCTCGATCGCGGGCGTCTCGACCCCCGTGTACCTCGCCGGCATCCTCGTGATCCTGATCTTCGGCTTCACGCTGCGCTGGCTGCCGACCTCCGGCTACGTGCCCTTCGAGGACTCGCCCGTCGAGTGGCTCACCCACCTGATCCTGCCGTGGGTGTCGGTCGCCTTCGTCTCGGCGGCCGTCTACGCGCGGCTCACCCGCAGCGAGATGCTCGAGGTGATGGGGCTCGACTACATCCGCACGGCCCGCGCGAAGGGGCTCGCTGAGGCGCGCGTCATCGGCCGGCACGGCCTGCGCACGGCGCTGCTGCCGGTGGTGACCGTGTTCGGCCTCGACCTCGGCGTGCTGCTCGGCGGCGCGGTCATCACGGAGCGGGTGTTCGCGATCCCGGGGATCGGCTCGCTGCTCATCGAGGCGGTGGGGGCGGTCGACGTGCAGCTCATCGTCGGGCTCACGCTCTTCGCGGCGTTCCTCGTGGTGACGCTCAACCTGCTCATCGACCTCGTCTACGGCATCCTCGACCCCCGCGTGCGGGTGGGCTGA